In Mercurialis annua linkage group LG5, ddMerAnnu1.2, whole genome shotgun sequence, a single genomic region encodes these proteins:
- the LOC126682458 gene encoding protein TIFY 6B-like, which produces MERDFLGLNLKEPLAVVKEEVNSDGFKDIGFSKGTGMHWPFSNKVSALRHLMSFKVAQDDKTTKRIVSDSPVSPGFLSISTSDAFDSSHNKQLPELQAYPVSNYPNSITMSHPFFKNHCATTANPQLTGGFPVAAPQTILPSVSLGSANRIMDPSVKASRPPAQLTIFYGGTVNVFDDISPEKAQAIMFLAGNSSPMSSNMAQPKNQLQAPSSKPVATDISPVNQQLTTPPCSRLSSPLSVSSHTGVQSRSGSTSTEETVTVKSTPAATTPVSKRDTPNLTSSMNSVATATMLPSVPQARKASLARFLEKRKERGMSVAPYNLGKI; this is translated from the exons ATGGAGAGAGATTTTTTGGGTTTGAATTTAAAAGAACCGTTGGCTGTTGTTAAGGAAGAGGTCAACTCTGATGGGTTTAAAGATATag GATTTAGTAAAGGTACAGGGATGCACTGGCCTTTTTCGAATAAGGTCTCCGCTCTTCGTCATTTGATGTCGTTCAAGGTTGCTCAAGACGATAAGACGACGAAGAGGATTGTATCTGATTCTCCGGTGTCTCCTGGATTTTTGTCGATCTCAACTTCGGATGCTTTTGACTCTAGCCATAATAAGCAGTTGCCTGAACTTCAG GCGTATCCGGTCTCTAATTATCCAAATTCGATAACCATGAGCCACCCGTTCTTCAAGAATCATTGTGCAACCACTGCCAATCCACAATTAACCGGAGGATTTCCTGTCGCGGCTCCACAAACGATTCTTCCGTCAGTCAGTCTTGGTTCTGCTAACAGGATAATGGATCCGAG TGTGAAAGCCTCGAGACCTCCGGCTCAATTGACCATCTTTTACGGTGGGACAGTCAATGTATTTGACGATATATCACCTGAGAAG GCTCAAGCTATCATGTTCTTGGCCGGAAACAGCTCGCCCATGTCTAGTAACATGGCACAGCCGAAAAATCAACTTCAGGCGCCAAGCTCAAAGCCGGTAGCAACTGACATTAGCCCTGTTAACCAACAATTAACGACACCACCTTGCTCCCGTCTCTCGAGCCCTTTATCTGTTTCTTCACATACCGGTGTTCAGTCAAGAAGTGGTTCTACTAGTACTGAAGAAACCGTGACAGTTAAATCTACTCCCGCTGCAACCACTCCTGTTAGCAAACGGGATACTCCGAATCTTACAAGCTCGATGAATTCTGTCGCTACAGCAACCATGTTGCCGTCCG TACCCCAGGCTCGAAAGGCATCCTTGGCTCGGTTCTTGGAGAAGCGCAAAGAGAG GGGGATGAGTGTGGCACCTTATAACCTTGGAAAGATTTAA